In Nematostella vectensis chromosome 11, jaNemVect1.1, whole genome shotgun sequence, a genomic segment contains:
- the LOC5507732 gene encoding tetratricopeptide repeat protein 39C isoform X1: protein MSSSKNDMRNASFASNDDNTSKRTGFWEYHGLARDGINLLLNNGFEESQKLFKNHSNGSPLMSAGSGMVDFVQAILTFEDDQLDRALESLKRAQKTCCVEGSKKTGLAMDERLMRQILYADCELYMALLTFLKQGITDYIKGGYLMRRAWKLYDKCYREISAIGGPFLSWAPELVRVQENGASESSQEEISDTMIDEELDYPMDELPGPSSQSKEYAVTAEALCHLQAAVSCGYGLFHLAISLVPPKLLKFCQLLGFSGNRDVGLQALQIASQSEDMKAPVARLTLLWYHAVIRPFIALDEGSNEEAASDSQSVSAGHLSITGGLADATAILEESSQEYPSSAVFLFFKGLVSRLKGDARLALQEFHEAMLAAADQKEIALICQYEIGWCHLLQLEWEYALPAFFRLKEDSKWSQGYYAYLCGVTIGLLGSTTEAQTQFKSISKLVKKKTPLEEFLCRKAALYKKTPPSEDDCLLLALELLYVWRAFYTCSQPVLHKMLQDLRNSKPSPQLIPLRSLIQGSVHQILRNDELAVQCFTDALVKSGRSPPDPHVPPFATYELGVLYAQKERTAEKGEELLKRVKDQFSGYDFENRLGFRVHAALARIEEKKLSQPSTRKKTP, encoded by the exons TAATGGTAGCCCTCTGATGAGTGCAGGGTCAGGGATGGTGGATTTTGTT CAAGCCATTCTTACATTTGAGGATGACCAGTTAGATCGAGCCCTTGAAAGCCTCAAAAGAGCTCAGAAAACCTGCTGTGTTGAAGGGAGTAAAAAGACAGGTTTGGCCATGGATGAGCGTCTGATGCGCCAGATCCTGTATGCTGACTGTGAGTTGTATATGGCGTTGTTAACCTTTTTAAAACAAG GCATCACAGATTATATAAAGGGTGGCTATCTTATGCGACGTGCATGGAAGCTTTATGATAAGTGTTACCGTGAGATTAGTGCTATTGGTGGCCCTTTCCTCAGCTGGGCACCTGAACTTGTTAGGGTGCAGGAAAACGGCGCATCCGAGTCAAGTCAGGAAGAGATTTCAGACACTATG attgatGAAGAGCTAGACTATCCTATGGATGAACTTCCTGGCCCGTCAAGTCAATCAAAAGAATATGCTGTAACCGCTGAAGCCCTTTGTCACCTCCAGGCGGCCGTATCTTGCGGTTATGGCCTGTTCCATCTAGCCATCTCACTTGTCCCACCAAAGCTCTTAAAGTTTTGTCAATTGTTGGGATTTTCTGGCAATAGAGATGTAGGCCTACAGGCCCTGCAGATAGCCAGTCAGAGTGAAGATATGAAAGCTCCCGTTGCCAG ACTGACACTACTCTGGTATCATGCCGTCATCAGGCCGTTTATTGCTCTCGACGAGGGCAGTAATGAGGAAG CAGCTAGTGACAGTCAGTCAGTGTCAGCTGGGCACTTGAGTATCACAGGCG GTCTTGCCGATGCCACAGCAATATTGGAAGAGTCTTCACAAGAGTACCCCTCATCTGCCGtattcttattttttaaaggaCTTGTTTCCAGACTTAAG GGTGACGCAAGGCTTGCACTACAAGAATTCCATGAAGCTATGTTGGCAGCTGCCGACCAAAAGGAAATAGCACTCATCTGTCAATATGAGATAG GGTGGTGCCATCTCCTTCAGCTTGAATGGGAGTATGCCTTGCCTGCTTTTTTCAG GTTGAAGGAGGACTCGAAATGGTCTCAAGGTTACTATGCGTATCTATGTGGAG TTACTATCGGACTTCTGGGTAGCACAACTGAAGCCCAGACACAATTCAAATCTATCTCTAAACTTGTAAAAAAGAAGACCCCATTGGAGGAATTTCTATGTAGAAAG GCAGCTTTGTACAAAAAGACCCCACCAAGTGAAGATGACTGTCTTCTGTTAGCGCTGGAACTACTCTATGTATGGAGAGCATTCTACACGTGTAGTCAGCCTGTTTTACATaaaatgctacaag ACTTGCGGAACTCAAAGCCAAGCCCTCAGCTGATTCCCCTAAGATCGCTCATCCAGGGCTCAGTACATCAGATCCTTCGAAACGATGAGTTGGCAGTACAG TGTTTTACAGACGCGCTGGTAAAGTCTGGTCGCTCGCCCCCAGACCCCCACGTACCGCCGTTCGCGACGTATGAACTTGGAGTTCTCTACGCACAAAAAGAAAGG ACCGCTGAAAAGGGGGAGGAGCTACTTAAACGTGTCAAG GATCAGTTCAGCGGTTACGACTTCGAGAACCGCCTTGGCTTCCGTGTTCACGCGGCCCTCGCGAGGATCGAGGAGAAAAAGCTTTCCCAACCATCCACGCGAAAAAAGACTCCATAG
- the LOC5507722 gene encoding uncharacterized protein LOC5507722, whose product MLLSSSAIGASMFALFLFTVYSTAISGSDVIFPPKFEPSSDPAIPAGHLKQFGLQRSADGPIDEYKQALHPEEFWNQHVSKNRPAVFRKAIAKSAAIEKWTDQYLKEKYGDLDVLIELKRENRSQGAKRMTLEAFIDNYTERDVYVVTVLPDPMRKEVQVPSCLLCGSFVDFIHETNFWMSSGGTRSLVHYDADHILHCLVAGRKDWMLINQQFVGDLNMVEKDQFSGSGYTQVDPDKVDLLAYPNITNVHWNYTTLLPGDCLFLPAEYIHQVRSHIRSISVTMLFTVDPDGTFNPRFCDSMDLSAFTTLDKVRVHWTYNKGDKVIEMGYMNIEVLRQSLMSALVHFNTKSLTEDHFAAYWRETDGQPHADPRHLFRSLLDTKHKGYITHEDILELPQQVLKDFARSFDPPHGPEKGIQPSSDGPSSSDNDDTQDDDDKSDFQPSADGVDKTPDDGTPSSSDNDDTQDDDDKSDIQPNADGVDKTPYDGTPSSSDNDDTQDDDDKSDFQPNADGVDKTPDDDTPSSSDNDDTQDDDDKSDNKPNADGVDKTPYDDTISSSDNDDTQDDDDKSDFQPNADGVDKTPYDGTPSSSDGDDTQDDDEKSDNKPNADGNKSDIQPSADDGRPSSDDYDDKQNDDDASFAEQISAISKHDVKDDIPKENKGNEEVKTEL is encoded by the exons ATGCTACTAAGTTCTTCGGCCATCGGGGCTTCTatgtttgctttgtttttgtttactgtTTATTCAACTGCAATTTCAGGTTCCGATGTCATTTTTCCGCCAAAGTTTGAACCAAGTTCCGACCCCGCTATACCAGCTGGCCatttgaagcaatttggaCTCCAGCGATCCGCTGATGGCCCTATAGACGAGTACAAGCAAGCTCTACACCCGGAAGAATTCTGGAACCAGCACGTCTCAAAAAATAGACCAGCTGTATTTCGTAAAGCTATCGCAAAATCTGCCGCCATCGAGAAATGGACTGACCAATATTTGAAGGAGAAATATGGGGATTTAGACGTATTAATCGAGCTGAAGAGAGAGAATCGTAGTCAAGGTGCAAAAAGGATGACTTTAGAAGCGTTTATTGATAACTACACGGAAAGAGACGTGTATGTGGTGACAGTCTTGCCGGACCCGATGCGCAAAGAAGTTCAG GTCCCTTCTTGTCTCCTGTGTGGCTCTTTTGTTGATTTTATCCATGAGACCAACTTCTGGATGAGTTCTGGGGGGACGCGATCTCTGGTCCACTATGATGCTGACCATATTCTGCATTGCCTTGTTGCTGGGAGGAAGGACTGGATGCTTATTAATCAGCAGTTTGTGGGTGACTTAAACATGGTCGAAAAG GATCAGTTTTCTGGATCAGGATATACTCAGGTGGACCCTGACAAAGTGGACCTACTTGCCTACCCCAATATAACTAATGTCCACTGGAACTACACAACATTGCTCCCTGGAGATTGCTTGTTTCTCCCTGCAG AGTATATCCACCAAGTTCGCTCTCACATCAGAAGTATATCAGTCACCATGTTATTTACAGTCGACCCTGACGGGACCTTCAACCCACGCTTCTGCGACTCTATGGACTTGTCCGCTTTTACGACTTTGGACAAAGTGCGCGTTCATTGGACCTACAATAAAGGCGACAAG GTTATTGAGATGGGCTACATGAATATTGAGGTTCTTCGTCAAAGTCTTATGAGTGCTTTAGTACACTTTAACACTAAATCCTTAACCGAAGATCACTTTGCTGCATACTGGAGGGAAACTGATGGACAACCGCACGCCGATCCTAGACATTTGTTCAGAAGTCTTCTTGATACGAAACACAAGGGGTACATTACGCATGAAGACATCTTGGAGTTACCTCAACAGGTATTGAAAGACTTTGCGAGGTCTTTTGATCCGCCACATGGACCAGAGAAGGGCATCCAACCTTCTTCTGATGGTCCATCATcaagtgataatgatgacacacaagatgatgatgataaatcaGACTTTCAACCTTCtgctgatggtgttgataaaaCGCCCGATGATGGCACTCCATCATCAAGCGATAATGATGACAcacaagatgatgatgataaatcaGACATTCAACCTAAtgctgatggtgttgataaaaCGCCCTATGATGGCACTCCATCATcaagtgataatgatgacacacaagatgatgatgataaatcaGACTTTCAACCTAAtgctgatggtgttgataaaaCGCCCGATGATGACACTCCATCATcaagtgataatgatgacacacaagatgatgatgataaatcaGACAATAAACCTAAtgctgatggtgttgataaaaCGCCCTATGATGACACTATATCATcaagtgataatgatgacacacaagatgatgatgataaatcaGACTTTCAACCTAAtgctgatggtgttgataaaaCGCCCTATGATGGCACTCCATCAtcaagtgatggtgatgacacacaagatgatgatgaaaaatcAGACAATAAACCTAATGCTGATGGTAATAAATCAGACATTCAACCTTCTGCTGATGATGGCAGGCCGTCATCAGATGATTACGATGACAaacaaaatgatgatgatgcatcCTTTGCTGAGCAGATTTCGGCAATTAGCAAGCATGACGTTAAAGACGATATTCCAAAGGAAAATAAGGGGAATGAAGAAGTTAAAACTGAGCTATAA
- the LOC5507724 gene encoding N-acetyltransferase 8, translating to MEKHKRIAPVRQSTSQKSVQHEQVIIREFTSAVTEQCREIYTQALYNQVWPISKIIILRFNHMAILALPVILAGAYYWSTWVLSNFLFLCFSVPIILYVCVRNEVQDVLRLTLSKDLGEMEAVYTTSGARMIVAELCGRVVGLAGLVRSKQAETATLQRIVVEKSHRRNGVGTAMVRALEKFAREQGYERIVLRTIEPLAVVGFYRKCGFRTVQVLPFISDEPWTSGWRALKMELDLTR from the coding sequence ATGGAAAAGCACAAGAGAATCGCGCCTGTACGACAATCGACCTCACAAAAGTCAGTTCAACATGAACAAGTTATAATTCGAGAGTTTACCAGCGCTGTTACCGAGCAATGTCGCGAGATCTACACACAGGCATTGTACAACCAAGTCTGGCCGATATCAAAGATCATCATTCTCAGGTTCAATCACATGGCGATACTTGCGTTACCTGTGATCTTAGCCGGCGCTTACTATTGGTCAACTTGGGTTTTATCCAACTTTCTTTTCCTTTGCTTCTCCGTACCAATTATCTTATACGTCTGCGTGCGAAATGAAGTCCAGGACGTACTGAGGCTTACTCTGAGTAAAGATCTCGGTGAAATGGAAGCAGTGTACACAACAAGTGGGGCAAGGATGATTGTTGCGGAACTCTGTGGCCGTGTAGTTGGTCTAGCAGGGCTCGTACGATCAAAACAAGCAGAAACAGCCACTTTACAAAGAATAGTGGTCGAAAAGTCCCACCGCAGGAATGGTGTAGGAACTGCCATGGTTAGGGCGCTTGAGAAGTTCGCACGTGAGCAGGGCTACGAGAGAATCGTCCTACGCACCATAGAGCCGTTAGCAGTGGTGGGATTCTACAGGAAGTGTGGATTTCGCACGGTCCAAGTTTTGCCTTTTATTTCGGACGAGCCTTGGACCAGCGGGTGGAGAGCCCTTAAGATGGAACTCGATCTAACAAGATAA
- the LOC5507723 gene encoding peroxisomal acyl-coenzyme A oxidase 1, which produces MNPDIARERSKASFDIQELTYFLDGGKEKTSRRRYLESLLSNDPVFEKDQDWFYGREGSYENSLRKGVHFIDIVRTHKITDKYELQVLERAIGYPLPTLLNDLMFIPTIKTLGTKRQQEKWIPLAKSYQILGTYAQTEMGHGTFIRAIETTATYDTTTQEFVLHSPSLTAAKWWPGSLGHTCSHAIVLAQLYIGKKSYGIQFFMLQIRDPVTRRPTPGVKLGDIGPKGSFLINSQENGYLLLDHVRVPRDHMLSALAEVMADGTFVKSSNEDADKVLYSIMLYVRSTIPQDAYFIASRAITIAVRYSAVRRQSELKPGQGELQILDYSTQQDKLLPSLATAYAYKFASDRIRIEYERANTKWTTGDFSNLPELHVLTSAMKAYTTSGARLLADTCRLGCGGHGFSMFSLLTELFAVASAACTYEGENTVLYLQVARFLLKCVSKARLEPRLPPSVSYLLDESTRDWRCTCSSPRQLDSQTQLRIYKARASRLINMTADKMQADVILGMDPVDSWNKNSVDLVRCAKAHSSYLIVQFFLDALSQSNSSREIASVLKSQSDLYALYGIVEDSGSFMECGVLTVDQIAMIRDQVYSLYQIIRPDAVALVDAFDYSDFVLNSALGRYDGQVYQRLFELAQKSPLNKSPVQPSAKKYLPQLHKSKL; this is translated from the exons ATGAATCCAGATATCGCTAGAGAGAGGTCTAAAGCCTCGTTTGATATTCAAGAACTAACGTATTTTCTGGATGGAGGCAAGGAAAAGACGAGTAGAAGGCGTTATCTAG AGTCTTTACTGTCTAATGACCCAGTGTTTGAAAAAGATCAGGACTGGTTCTATGGTAGAGAAGGTTCCTATGAGAACTCCTTAAGGAAGGGTGTTCATTTTATTGACATTGTAAGGACACATAAGATCACAGACAAGTATGAACTGCAAGTCTTAGAAAG AGCTATTGGATACCCTTTACCAACACTACTGAATGATCTGATGTTCATACCAACAATAAAG ACACTAGGGACGAAGAGACAGCAGGAGAAATGGATTCCCTTAGCAAAGAGCTACCAGATCCTCGGGACATATGCGCAAACCGAAATGGGACATG GTACCTTTATCCGCGCTATCGagacaacagcaacatatgaCACAACAACACAGGAATTTGTACTTCACAGTCCATCACTGACAGCGGCTAAATGGTGGCCAGGATCAT TGGGACACACCTGCAGTCATGCCATTGTCCTTGCCCAGCTCTACATAGGAAAAAAGAGTTATGGCATCCAGTTTTTCATGTTACAGATCAGAGACCCAGTCACTCGGAGGCCGACACCAG gtgtcAAACTTGGTGACATCGGACCAAAGGGAAGCTTTCTGATAAACTCACAGGAGAATGGTTACCTGTTGTTAGATCATGTGAGAGTGCCACGGGATCATATGCTTAGTGCTCTAGCTGAG GTAATGGCGGATGGGACATTTGTGAAATCATCGAATGAGGATGCTGATAAGGTCCTATACAGCATCATGTTATACGTACGCTCAACAATACCCCAGGATGCATACTTTATAGCTTCCCGAGCAATCACTATAGCAGTACGATATAGCGCTGTTAGACGACAGAGTGAGCTAAAACCTGG ACAAGGCGAATTACAAATCTTGGATTACTCGACACAGCAGGACAAGCTTCTACCTTCTCTGGCAACTGCTTACGCCTACAAATTCGCTTCTGATCGCATCCGAATCGAGTATGAACGGGCCAATACCAAGTGGACTACAGGAGATTTTTCCAATCTGCCAGAG CTCCATGTGCTGACCAGTGCAATGAAGGCTTACACAACATCCGGGGCTCGTCTGCTTGCGGACACTTGTCGGTTAGGCTGTGGTGGCCATGGTTTCTCCATGTTTAGCCTGCTGACCGAGCTGTTTGCTGTCGCGAGTGCAGCTTGTACATACGAAGGAGAAAACACTGTGCTCTATCTGCAGGTCGCAAG GTTTCTGCTGAAGTGTGTATCTAAGGCGCGACTCGAGCCCAGACTTCCACCCTCAGTGTCGTACCTTTTGGATGAGAGTACACGTGACTGGCGTTGTACATGCTCATCCCCGCGGCAGTTAGACTCACAGACACAGCTGCGGATTTACAAAGCTCGcgcctccag ACTCATCAACATGACTGCAGACAAGATGCAAGCGGATGTAATACTTGGAATGGATCCTGTGGACTCATGGAATAAGAACTCGGTGGATCTTGTAAGATGTGCTAAG GCACACAGCTCCTATCTGATTGTACAGTTTTTCCTTGATGCTCTAAGCCAGTCAAATTCAAGTCGTGAGATAGCATCCGTTCTTAAGAGCCAATCAGATCTCTATGCCTTATATGGTATCGTTGAGGACTCAGGTAGTTTTATGGAG TGTGGAGTTCTGACTGTGGATCAAATAGCAATGATCAGAGATCAAGTTTACTCTCTCTATCAGATTATCAG GCCAGACGCGGTCGCGCTGGTTGACGCGTTTGACTACTCGGACTTTGTCCTCAACTCCGCACTTGGGCGTTACGACGGTCAGGTATACCAGCGGTTGTTCGAGCTTGCGCAGAAATCACCGCTGAACAAGTCTCCG GTTCAGCCTTCAGCCAAGAAATATCTACCTCAGCTTCACAAATCCAAGCTTTGA
- the LOC5507732 gene encoding tetratricopeptide repeat protein 39C isoform X2: MSSSKNDMRNASFASNDDNTSKRTGFWEYHGLARDGINLLLNNGFEESQKLFKNHSNGSPLMSAGSGMVDFVQAILTFEDDQLDRALESLKRAQKTCCVEGSKKTGLAMDERLMRQILYADCELYMALLTFLKQGITDYIKGGYLMRRAWKLYDKCYREISAIGGPFLSWAPELVRVQENGASESSQEEISDTMIDEELDYPMDELPGPSSQSKEYAVTAEALCHLQAAVSCGYGLFHLAISLVPPKLLKFCQLLGFSGNRDVGLQALQIASQSEDMKAPVARLTLLWYHAVIRPFIALDEGSNEEGLADATAILEESSQEYPSSAVFLFFKGLVSRLKGDARLALQEFHEAMLAAADQKEIALICQYEIGWCHLLQLEWEYALPAFFRLKEDSKWSQGYYAYLCGVTIGLLGSTTEAQTQFKSISKLVKKKTPLEEFLCRKAALYKKTPPSEDDCLLLALELLYVWRAFYTCSQPVLHKMLQDLRNSKPSPQLIPLRSLIQGSVHQILRNDELAVQCFTDALVKSGRSPPDPHVPPFATYELGVLYAQKERTAEKGEELLKRVKDQFSGYDFENRLGFRVHAALARIEEKKLSQPSTRKKTP, encoded by the exons TAATGGTAGCCCTCTGATGAGTGCAGGGTCAGGGATGGTGGATTTTGTT CAAGCCATTCTTACATTTGAGGATGACCAGTTAGATCGAGCCCTTGAAAGCCTCAAAAGAGCTCAGAAAACCTGCTGTGTTGAAGGGAGTAAAAAGACAGGTTTGGCCATGGATGAGCGTCTGATGCGCCAGATCCTGTATGCTGACTGTGAGTTGTATATGGCGTTGTTAACCTTTTTAAAACAAG GCATCACAGATTATATAAAGGGTGGCTATCTTATGCGACGTGCATGGAAGCTTTATGATAAGTGTTACCGTGAGATTAGTGCTATTGGTGGCCCTTTCCTCAGCTGGGCACCTGAACTTGTTAGGGTGCAGGAAAACGGCGCATCCGAGTCAAGTCAGGAAGAGATTTCAGACACTATG attgatGAAGAGCTAGACTATCCTATGGATGAACTTCCTGGCCCGTCAAGTCAATCAAAAGAATATGCTGTAACCGCTGAAGCCCTTTGTCACCTCCAGGCGGCCGTATCTTGCGGTTATGGCCTGTTCCATCTAGCCATCTCACTTGTCCCACCAAAGCTCTTAAAGTTTTGTCAATTGTTGGGATTTTCTGGCAATAGAGATGTAGGCCTACAGGCCCTGCAGATAGCCAGTCAGAGTGAAGATATGAAAGCTCCCGTTGCCAG ACTGACACTACTCTGGTATCATGCCGTCATCAGGCCGTTTATTGCTCTCGACGAGGGCAGTAATGAGGAAG GTCTTGCCGATGCCACAGCAATATTGGAAGAGTCTTCACAAGAGTACCCCTCATCTGCCGtattcttattttttaaaggaCTTGTTTCCAGACTTAAG GGTGACGCAAGGCTTGCACTACAAGAATTCCATGAAGCTATGTTGGCAGCTGCCGACCAAAAGGAAATAGCACTCATCTGTCAATATGAGATAG GGTGGTGCCATCTCCTTCAGCTTGAATGGGAGTATGCCTTGCCTGCTTTTTTCAG GTTGAAGGAGGACTCGAAATGGTCTCAAGGTTACTATGCGTATCTATGTGGAG TTACTATCGGACTTCTGGGTAGCACAACTGAAGCCCAGACACAATTCAAATCTATCTCTAAACTTGTAAAAAAGAAGACCCCATTGGAGGAATTTCTATGTAGAAAG GCAGCTTTGTACAAAAAGACCCCACCAAGTGAAGATGACTGTCTTCTGTTAGCGCTGGAACTACTCTATGTATGGAGAGCATTCTACACGTGTAGTCAGCCTGTTTTACATaaaatgctacaag ACTTGCGGAACTCAAAGCCAAGCCCTCAGCTGATTCCCCTAAGATCGCTCATCCAGGGCTCAGTACATCAGATCCTTCGAAACGATGAGTTGGCAGTACAG TGTTTTACAGACGCGCTGGTAAAGTCTGGTCGCTCGCCCCCAGACCCCCACGTACCGCCGTTCGCGACGTATGAACTTGGAGTTCTCTACGCACAAAAAGAAAGG ACCGCTGAAAAGGGGGAGGAGCTACTTAAACGTGTCAAG GATCAGTTCAGCGGTTACGACTTCGAGAACCGCCTTGGCTTCCGTGTTCACGCGGCCCTCGCGAGGATCGAGGAGAAAAAGCTTTCCCAACCATCCACGCGAAAAAAGACTCCATAG